One window of the Nothobranchius furzeri strain GRZ-AD chromosome 3, NfurGRZ-RIMD1, whole genome shotgun sequence genome contains the following:
- the zgc:77375 gene encoding haloacid dehalogenase-like hydrolase domain-containing 5 encodes MMTSPRLLLHADITPCHLLGSSRESVRQMDIMWCRGFLKQVVRHSSSAARIRAGVLFDVDGVLLRGGSVIPAARRAIRKLVDQNNNFLFPVVFVTNAGSCLKHHKAQQLSRLLDVQVTPEQVVLSHSPLHMMKSFHDKCVLVSGQGPVSRIAHTLGFQTVVTMEQLSEQHPLLDMVDHNRRPTTPPSPLQSLPQIEAIILFGEPIRWETNLQLLIDVLLTNGRPNCVYDTQVSNQLPVLACNMDLLWMADAASPRFGHGMFLLCLESVYKKLTGQKLQYEALLGKPSLLTYQYAEKLLRQQNHNHKLSTIYAVGDNLMTDIYGANLFNRYLAQQHAAMTTGAKLVAQATGSQMTMAEEELVSASQCSSILVCTGVYNPHAPMLSDQDRSMSEMIFGGHSDLKLELDLVEPSHVVEDVEAAVDLLLQQESSDT; translated from the exons ATGATGACATCTCCCAGACTCCTCCTCCACGCTGACATCACACCCTGTCATTTATTAGGCAGCAGCAGAGAGTCTGTCAGACAGATGGACATCATGTGGTGTCGAGGGTTTCTGAAGCAGGTCGTCCGTCACTCGTCCAGCGCTGCACGGATCAGG GCCGGCGTCCTCTTTGATGTAGATGGCGTCCTCCTCCGCGGTGGTTCTGTGATTCCGGCCGCTCGACGGGCTATAAGGAAACTTGTAGATCAGAACAAcaacttcctgtttcctgttgtcTTTGTCACCAACGCAGGAAGCTGTTTGAAACACCACAAAGCCCAGCAGCTGTCTCGCCTGCTGGACGTCCAG GTAACACCTGAGCAGGTGGTTCTGTCCCACAGTCCTCTACACATGATGAAGAGTTTCCATGATAAATGTGTGCTGGTGTCAGGACAGGGACCAGTGAGCCGCATCGCCCACAC ACTGGGTTTCCAAACCGTGGTGACCATGGAACAGCTCTCAGAACAGCACCCCCTGCTGGACATGGTGGACCACAACCGGAGACCTACAACACCT cCATCTCCTCTGCAGAGCCTGCCCCAGATAGAAG CGATCATCCTGTTTGGGGAGCCAATCAGATGGGAGACCAACCTGCAGCTGCTGATTGATGTGCTCCTGACCAATGGGAGACCCAACTGTGTGTATGACACTCAGGTGTCAAACCAACTACCTGTCCTCGCCTGCAACATGGACCTGCTGTGGATGGCCGATGCCGCGTCACCACG GTTTGGTCATGGGATGTTCCTGCTCTGCCTGGAGTCGGTCTACAAGAAGTTGACAGGCCAGAAGCTGCAGTATGAGGCGCTGCTGGGGAAACCCAGTCTGCTGACCTACCAGTATGCCGAGAAGCTGCTGAGGCAGCAGAACCACAATCACAAGCTGTCCACCATCTACGCTGTCGG AGACAACCTGATGACTGACATCTATGGTGCTAACCTATTCAACCGCTACCTGGCTCAGCAGCATGCTGCCATGACAACTGGTGCCAAGTTGGTTGCCCAGGCAACAGGGAGCCAGATGACAATGGCAGAAGAAGAGCTGGTGTCTGCTTCTCAGTGTTCCTCCATCCTG GTGTGCACTGGTGTCTATAACCCTCATGCCCCCATGCTTAGTGACCAAGACAGAAGCATGTCTGAGATGATATTTGGTGGTCATAGTGACCTGAAACTGGAGCTGGACCTAGTGGAGCCTAGTCATGTGGTGGAGGATGTGGAGGCTGCGGTTGATTTGCTGCTACAACAGGAGAGTTCTGACACCTGA
- the isy1 gene encoding pre-mRNA-splicing factor ISY1 homolog: protein MARNAEKAMTALARFRQAQLEEGKVKERRPFLASECSELPKAEKWRRQIISEISKKVAQIQNAGLGEFKIRDLNDEINKLLREKGHWEYRIKELGGPDYRRFGPRMLDHEGKEVPGNRGYKYFGAARDLPGVRELFEKEPTPAQRKTRGELMKDVDAEYYGYRDEDDGVLLPLEAQYEKQAVSEAVNKWKTENESCLSGEKQEEEEEESIYTVHNEELDEESREEQEEEDGGVAFFAHVPVPSQKEVEEALVRRKKMELLQRYASETLQAQSQEARTLMGL from the exons ATG GCGAGGAACGCAGAGAAAGCCAT GACGGCTCTGGCCCGCTTCAGGCAGGCTCAGCTGGAGGAAGGAAAAGTCAAG GAGAGGAGACCTTTTCTGGCCTCGGAGTGTAGTGAGCTTCCTAAAGCTGAAAAATGGAGACGACAG ATCATCAGTGAGATTTCAAAAAAAGTCGCTCAGATCCAGAATG CCGGCCTTGGAGAGTTCAAGATTCGGGATCTCAATGATGAAATCAATAAGCTGCTCAGAGAAAAGGGTCATTGGGAATATCGGATCAAAGAGCTTGGAGGACCTGACTACAGG CGCTTCGGTCCGAGGATGTTGGACCACGAAGGGAAGGAGGTTCCAGGAAACCGGGGCTATAAGTACTTCGGAGCAGCCCGGGACCTGCCTGGTGTCAGAGAGCTTTTCGAGAAGGAGC CTACCCCGGCACAGAGGAAGACGAGGGGAGAGCTGATGAAGGACGTAGATGCAGAGTACTATGGCTACAGGGATGAAGATGATGGAGTTCTGCTTCCTCTGGAGGCACAGTACGAGAAACAAG CCGTGTCTGAAGCAGTGAATAAGTGGAAAACGGAGAATGAGTCTTGTTTGTCTGGGGAgaagcaggaggaggaagaggaggagagcaTCTACACCGTCCACAACGAGGAG CTTGATGAGGAGAGTCgggaggagcaggaggaagagGATGGAGGAGTTGCCTTCTTTGCACATGTTCCTGTTCCATCTCAGAAAGAG gtGGAGGAAGCTCTGGTCCGGAGGAAGAAGATGGAGCTGTTGCAGCGTTACGCCAGTGAGACTCTTCAGGCTCAGAGTCAAGAAGCCAGAACTCTGATGGGACTCTGA